gagaaaggaggaaagggcaaGAGGTTAATGCTAGACAACGAAGAAGatcaataaagagagaaagacgtGAAACAGAGAATACAGGAGTGGAaacgtaaggaagggagaggaagggaacagcAAACAGacagcaaatgagagagagaaggcagaccAGACAtcgagaaaggaggagagagcaggcaGGAGGCGCACGTGAGAGATAACATGATACATAACGGTAAAGGtggcaggaaggaagaataagaaagttAGACATTGGAACAACATGTGGCAATtccttccccgttttctttgtAGTACACTGAAGCCACGAGATGGGGGACTTTACCTTTTTGTCTTTTTAGGGTTCTGGTTCGTCTCATGCCATAAAAAATGTAGCTACTAATATGAGACTCGTTttgcccttaccttccttccacaGATAGGTCGGTTCCTCCTATCCAGAAAGCCTCGCTCTCCTCTGAAACAAACAGCAAACAGTGACTCGTAAATAACaggtaaaagaaagataaagttatagATAATGAGAAACGAAGGATGAGAGTGGAATggccaggaagaggagaaagaaggaaaagaaaagccaTTACTATACTTTTCATACAGTTTACGTTGTTGTTATGGAAAgatagagataagaaaagaatgataaagataAGAAACAAAGGATGGAGAATGAAGAGTGACtagagagaggaacaagaaaaaaggtaTTTACTCAATTTTTCGTACAATTTACTTATTAATTTTCTCCTTGCATGAAAAGacagagataagaaaaagaatgataaagataagaaacgagggaaggagaaagaaaaaaagaccgggatgaagaattagaagaaaaaagaaagccatTACTCCATTTTCCATACAGTTTACATAATTATTTACTTCCCTCTTGTTGCTTCTCTCGTTATGGACTCACCGCCAATGTGTCTCAATATCTTCTGATGCAAGGTATCCGTCAGCTTAGCCAGGATGCCCCCTAACGCGTTGCAGTAACTCAGCGTAGCGTCCCACGTGGCCTTGGCGCGCCTGAAGTGGAAACACAAAACCGCTTCTGTCTCGTCGTTCACGTTATCCCATCCTGGAGGACAGTCGGCGCGCGCTGCGAGAGACAGTCATGGGAGAGTGACTTGCTGAGGCCCGCTGATGCCTGGACTATGCTAAAGCCTGAACACTCTACTGAAGTCTCGCAGATTACCGAACTCTCTTCTAAAGCCTGGACTCTCATAAAGCCCCGGATCCTCTGCTAAAACCTGGATTCTCTGCTAAAGCCCGAACACTCTGCTGAAGTTCCACTGATTCCCGAACTCCTGCTAAACACTGGACTCTCATAAAGCCCTGGAGCCTCTGCGAAAGCCTGCTGAAGCCCGAATTCTCTGCTAAAACCCTATACTAATACCCGCACTCATTGGTCCTTCACCCGACTCTCCTAATCTTCAAACGTTCCCTCTTGTCATCTTAGGCCCAGGAACAACCTGACCCCGGTCCCCTGAACTTTACTATCCTGACCCCGACTTTTCTGTGACCTGACTCTGGCTTATTCGTGACCTGACTTGAACGTGATCTTTACCCCTTACGTGACCTGACTCGGGTACCCACAAATTGTCCACCATTGCCCGTGTCGCTCTCTGGCTCACCAAGGCGGGTACTCACTTTCTGCCGGGGCGAGACACACCAGCGCTGGAAAAGACGAAGAACCTGTTAGTGAAGGCGGAGAGAGAGGGCGGTggcgaggagtgaagggagggagagggagagaagactgtgagatgagggaggaaaagaggaatagagggaggggagaaggagggaataagcAAAGAAGggcggaggaaagagagatggtctaggaagagggggaaggtgagggaagggaaaagggaaagaaagcgaaggaggaagcggaggaagaagagatggtttGATTCCCCGGTCATCTCCTGATCTCCTATGATGTCCCGTCCCAtcagcgttgccatattatcgtactcaaaacatcgcattaaTCAGTTCCAGGGCCTCAAACCTTCCTACCCatacagataacgagattccagctaaagttatcgttaaaagcattacttattggtgtttgtttgcgataggtgtgtcagaaaccggaaaatacgatgtgctgagtggctgagtacgataatttggtaactcTGCGTCCCATCAAGTCGACAAATCATTTTCAG
The Eriocheir sinensis breed Jianghai 21 chromosome 12, ASM2467909v1, whole genome shotgun sequence DNA segment above includes these coding regions:
- the LOC126997639 gene encoding perlucin-like protein isoform X1, with the translated sequence MKWTAVFAVAAALVCLAPAETARADCPPGWDNVNDETEAVLCFHFRRAKATWDATLSYCNALGGILAKLTDTLHQKILRHIGEESEAFWIGGTDLSVEGRWVWVNDGSEIPKGPPHWFLCDNEPQGGSKKNCLCLFPPDFYFHACTCDHLYYGICQL
- the LOC126997639 gene encoding perlucin-like protein isoform X2 is translated as MKWTAVFAVAAALVCLAPAETRADCPPGWDNVNDETEAVLCFHFRRAKATWDATLSYCNALGGILAKLTDTLHQKILRHIGEESEAFWIGGTDLSVEGRWVWVNDGSEIPKGPPHWFLCDNEPQGGSKKNCLCLFPPDFYFHACTCDHLYYGICQL